CGGCCGGGTTGACGCAGAAGCAGAAGGCCGTCCGGTTGTCGTCGTACGAGTCGAAGTAGACGTAGACCCAGTCGGAGCGGCACTCGTCGTCGCGGCGCGCGAGCCGCGCGCAGATCCGTTCCGCCTCGTCGTCGAAGGCGCGGATGCCGACGTAGATCGCGCGGTCGTCGTAGAGGAGGCGGACGGATGTCCTCTCTGTCGCCGGTTCGCCGTCGTGCGGCTCGGTCTGCGTGAACCCCGTGCCTTCCGCGGCCCCCCGCCAGGCCGCCTCCTCGAGGAGGCCGTCGATGGCGAGCTTGCCGCCGTCGATGCGGACCGCGCGGATGCGTCGCGCAACGTCGATCCCGATCGCCTTCGTTTGTTCCGGACTGTCGGCGGGGTTGCCGGCCAGGGCGGGTTCCGCCGCGCACGCCGCGATCGTTCCCGCCAGGATGAGTTGCCTCGCGATTGTCGTTCCGGTCATCGTCCTCGTCTTTCGCCTGTCGCCCACGGCGAATGTCGCGCCTCCGGCATCATGGATGACGGATCGAGATATCGGAATGTTGCAGGGAAAATCGCGGAAGGTCGCGCGCGTGTCGATCGCACGGATTCTTTCGTGTTGACAGGGTGATCGCGCTGCCGGAAGAATCGGGCCGAAAGCGGGATGGGAGAAGGGTTCACCGGAGAAGTCGGGATCGTGATGACCTTCGACTTCCTGTTCGTCATCGTGGGGGCTACCGACAAGCAAGCGCCTTGGGGATTCGCGCCGATCGTGGGCGCCATCCCGGGCGGGTTCGTGTGCCGGCCGATCGATACGGCCGGGTAGCGGCGTTTTCCGGGAAGGGAGTGCGTGATGAGCATCCTGTGGTTTCTGCTGATCGGCGGCGTTGCCGGATGGATTGCCGGCCTGATCATGAAGGGGCGGGGCTTCGGAATCCTCGGCAACATCATTGTGGGTATCATCGGGGGCATCGTCGGCGGCTGGTTGTTCGGCCTGCTCGGCATCGGCGGGGAAGGTGTCATCGGATCGCTTTTGACCGCCCTGGTCGGGGCGATCGTCCTCCTGTTCATCATCGGCCTGATAAAGAACAGGTAGGAACGAGCACACGGGACTGACGGCGACCCGGAGCGCTCAGCGCAGGAGGACCGCCTTGCGGGAGACGCGGGTCCCGTCCGCGCGGAGAAGGTAGAAATAGACGCCGCTCGGCAGGTTGTCGGGGCGCCAGTCGATCGCGTGGCGCCCGGCCGGGTACTCGGCGCGCACGATCCGTTCGACCTCCCGCCCCGCCGCGTCGTAGGCCCGCAGATCGACGAGGCAGTTGCGCGACAGCTCGAAACGGATGACCGTCGACGGGTTGAAGGGGTTCGGCGCGTTCTGGAAGAGCGCGACGGCGGGGGGCGGCGTCTCCGCCGCGGTGGCCTCGTCGATGGCGATCGTGCCGCGGTAGACGTAACGGTCGTGCGCCCACACGTCGAGCTCGACCGCGGCGAGTGTGTCGGGGTAGGGCAGGCTCCGCGGGATCGAGAGGTGCCCCGCCTCGTCGGCCACGGCGCGGCCGTAGACCACGCCGTTCATCCAGAGGACCGCCGTCGCCCCGGGCGCGTCGGTGTCGACCTCGAAAACGTCGTCCCACCTGCCGGCGACGGCCGGGTGCGTGGCGGCGATCGAAGCGGGCGCGGCCGTCCACGCGTCGAGCGCGGGATCGCCGAGGAGGTTCAACGTGTAGAGGCTCCAGCGGCGCGCCCCCGATTCGTATTCGCCCGGGGGATCGATGAAGGGCGCCGTGTCGTCCTTGGAGTCGGCGTTCGCCTCGCCGAGCGTGGTGAGCCCCTCGGTGAAGACGGCGTCGAAGAACTCGCGCTGGAAGTGGTGCGAGGGGCCGTCGGTCGTTCCCTCCTCGAACCAGCCGTAGCGGCTGTTGGCGAGGCAGGCGACGGCGAAGTGGTCGATCGAGACCATCGCCTCGCCGATGCAGTCGACGTCGTTGTAGACGGTGACCGTGCGGTTGTCGAAGGAGCCGGTGTAGCAGCCGGTCGAGTTGACGATCGCGTAGTTGGCAGCGAGGCCGTCATTGGTGAAGCTGGCGTCGTTGATGTCGCCGAGAGAGAAACGCATGCAGTACGAGCTGTTGCAGTGCCCCGAATGGATTACCCAGTGCGTTCCGGCGTTGATCGAGTCGCGCGCCGTGTACTTCGACCAGTAGCCGAGATCGCGGTCGTAGAGGCGATCGACGTCGAAGGCGGGTGGAATCCCCCCGGTGACGAAGCCGTAGTTGCCGCAGACACCGACGAGCTGGTCGAGCTCGTCGCCGCCCCAGGTGAGCGGGTCGTCCCACAGGTGCTCGCCGAGAAGAAGGGCCGACTCGATCTTTTCCCCGACGGGCGTGGAGAGGTAGCGGGTCGTCTTGCCGACGAAGGTGGCCACGTCGCCGGCGGTCTCCACGCAGGCGCGTCCCACCGCCAGTTCGGCGAAGAGGTCCTCCTCGCCCGGTTCCCCCCAGAGGCTGTCGCCGTCGTCGTTCCACGTGCCGTCGAGATTGGAGAAGTACATGTCGGCGGGGATGTTCGGCTCCTCGTAGAGGACGTTCGATTCGACGCCGCAGTAGAAGCCGCGGTAGGGGACGATGGCCTCGCCGCCTTCGGGCGGGCCGTCGCCGTCGCCGCCGAGGAGGACGTGCGTGATCCCGTGCAGGGCGTACTCGTCGGCGATCGCCGTGCGGATCCGCTCGGCGTCGTCGACGCCGTCGTACCCGGCGGCGATCGCCTCCACCGTGAGGATCCGCGCCCGCATCCCGCGCCGCGTGTGGAACTCGGCGAGGGAAGCGAAATCGTCCGCGAGGCTCTCCGTGGTGACGATGAGGTACTCGTAGGATTTCCCTGGCGGGAGGGGGGCCGCGACGGCGGCGGGCGCGGCGCCGGGATTGTCGACGACGCGTTCGAGTCGTGCGATCGTCGCCGGGTCGTCGCGGCGGAGGGCGGTCGCGGCGGCGGCGCGCGGATCGGGCGCGGTCTCGATGACGACCTCGACCTCGGCAAACCAGCCGACCTCGCCCGCTGCGGGGCGATAGCCGAGGGGACTGAAGGCGCCGACGGCGATCGGGTGGCCGCGCAGGAAGTGCGTGCAGAAGACGGGCTCGGGCGGCGAGACCCAGCGGTCGACGCCGTAGGCCGCCTCGTTCACCAGCAGCCGTCCGCCGGCGTCCGCGCCCGTTCCCGGCACGTGGCGCTGCCGGGGCCTGATCTGGTGGCGCCCCTCGAGCAGCCGCCAACCGCGCCGCTCGATCCGCGCCGAACAAACCGATTCGCCGGGGGGCAGCAGGAGGCGGACGCCCCGGAAGGGATAGCCGGGATAACCGGCCGAACCGGAGGTGACCGCGTCGGGAAACCGGAGGACGGTCCATCCTCCGTCGTCCACGGCGACGGCGGGCGCGTCGAAGCGGTAGACGGCGCGGATCTCCGCGCCCCGCAGTCCCGCGGCGGCGAAGCCGAGCATGGTTCCGAGAAGAATGACCGCGGGCAGTCTCCGGGAAAACGGCATGTCGTTCCTTTCGTCGTCAGCGCAGGAGGACGGCCTTGCGGGCGATCCGCCGCCCGCCCGTCTCGAGCACGTAGAGATAGACGCCGCTCGCCGCGCCGGCGGGGCGCCACGGAACCGCGTGCAACCCGGCGTCGAGACGGCCGTCGACGAGGGTGGCGACGCGCCGTCCCCGCACGTCGTAGACGCGCAGGAGGGCGCGCCCCGGCCGGTCGAGGACGAAGCGGATGACCGTCGACGGATTGAATGGATTCGGCTCGTTCTGTTCGAGGCGCAGAAGCGGCGGCGGCGCGTCCGCGCCGGTGGCCGGATCCCTGAAGAAGACGAGGCCCCGGTACGCCTCGCGGTCGTGGGCCCACGCGTCGATCTCGATCGAGGTGAGCGAGTCGGGGATCGTCCGGCAGCGTTCGACGGTCGCCGTGCCGCCGGCGTCGGCCACGCCCCGGGCGAAGCACTCGCCGTCGGCCCAGAGGGCGACGAGGGCTCCCTCGACTCCCGTGTCGACGACGATCGAAGCGGCGCCGCGGCTCATCAGGATCGGGTGCGAGACGCTCATCGGATTCGGTTCGTCGGTCCACGTCTCCATGACCGGGTCCCCGAGCAGGTTCAGGCAGTAGTAGACCCAGCGGAGACCGCCCGTCTCGTAGAGGTCGGGCGGGACGAGGAAGGGCGCCACCTCCTCCTTCGAGCGGTTGTTCGCCTCGCCGAGGGTGTTGCAGCCCTCTGAGAAGACGGCATCGAAGAACTCGCGCATGAAATGCTGGTTGGGCCCGTCGGTGCCGGGGGCGTCGGCGAGTCCGAATCGCGAGTTGCCGATGAAGGCGACGGCGCAGTGGGGCGTGGTGACGAAGATCTCGCCGATGCAGTCCACGGGATCCCATTGGGTGGAGGACATCCGGTTGTCGAAGGCTCCCGCGTAGCAGCCCTGCGAGTAGAAGACGGGAAAGGGCGCAGCGGATCCGTCGTTGGCGAAGGTGTATTCGTTTATCTGGTCGGGCCTCAGGTGCATGCAGTAATGCGTGTAGGAATGCCCGAGATGCGCCAGCCAGAGCGTGCCGTCGTTCACCTCGTGACAGACGTCGGCATTGTACCAGTAGTCGCCGTCGCGTTCGTAGCGGCGCGTCACGGCGAAGCCGACCGGGTAGCCGCAGGTCTCGTAGCCGTTCGCAACGCACGTGCCGACGAGCTCGTCCATGCAGTCGCCCCCGTAGACGAGCGGTTCGTCCCAGAGCTTCTCGCCGAGGAGGACGACCGAGCGGTTCATGCCGGCGACCGGGCTCGACTGGTAGAGGATCGTCTTGTTCACGAAGTCGGCCGCCTCGGCCGGGTCGTCGACCGGCGCGCGGCCGACGGCGACCTCGGCGAAGAGGTCGTCCTCGCCCGGCTCGCCCCACGCCGTGTCGGCGTCGTCGTTCCACGAGCCGTCGAGGCAGGCGAAGTAGATATCGGCCGGGATGTTGTTGTCGTGCTCGAAGGTCGGGTCCGCGAGTATCCCCTCGAGGAGGAAGCCGCAGTAGAGGGGACGGAAGGGGACGGTCTTCGGGTCGTCGGGATGGCCGTCGGCGTCGCCGCCGAGCAGGACGTGCGTGATCCCGTTGTGGATGTAGGCGTCGCGGATCGCCCGCCGGACGTTGTCCGCCGGGTCGATCCCGTCGAAGACCTCTTCGACGCTCTCCCAGGCGACGATCTTCGTGCGGATGCCGCGCCGGTTGTAGAATCGCCTGAGCGGCTCGAAGGAGGAGGCGAGGGTCTCGTTGGTGAGGATGAGGTACTCGTAGCGCTCGAAGCCGAGTTCCTCGGCGCGGGAGTCGGCCGGCGCCGGCGCCGCCCCCGGATTGTCCACGAGCGCGGAGAGCCGGGCGATCGTTTCGGCGTCCGTCCGGCGGAGCTCGGCCGCCTCGGTTGCGCGCGGGTCGGGCGACGTCTCGACGACGAGCTCGATCTCGCCGTACCAGCCGACGAGACCGCCTCGCGGATGGAAGGCGGCGGGACTGAAGGAGCCGACGGCGATCGGGTGCCCCCGGTAATGGAAGGTGCGGAACCGTGCCGTCTCCGGCTCGACCCACCGGTCGACGCCGTAGGCCGCCTCGTTCACCCGCAGGTCGCTTCGACGCGGGGCGCTGACGGGGATGAAGGCCTGGCGGGGGGCGAGACGGCAGGTGCCGGCGACGGGGGTCCAGTCTCGTCGCTCGATGCGCACCGACGCCGCGCGTTCGCCCTCGGGCAGGAGGATGCGGGCGCCGCGGAAGGGAAAGGCCGGCTCGCCGACGGGGCCGAGCCCGATCGTGTTCTCGAAGACGAGCGCGGAGAATCCGCCGCCGCGCGGCTCGATGCGCGGGGCGTCGAAGCGGTAGACGGCGCGCACTTCGCCGGCCTGGGCGGCGCCGGCCGCGAAAAGTACGGCGAGCAGGGCGCAGGAAAGCAGACTCGTCGACCTCATGGAGGGCTCCTTTCGGAGGAGCGCCTGCTCTCGACCGGGTGGGATTCCGTCACGGGACGGTGCGAGCATGGCGTATCCGTTCTTCGCTCGGGACGCGTCGGCCGGCCACACTTCGAATATACTACGCAACCGCCTGTGAGGAAAGGACTCCCGCGCGCGCCCGGTCACCGCAGCAACACGAGTTTCCGCGACCGCGTCTCGTCTCCCGCGCGCAGCACGCAGAAGTAGACCCCCGAGACGGCCTCGCGGCCCGCCTCGTCCCGTCCGTCCCACATGACGCTGTGCGCCCCGGCCTCGTAACGCCGCTCGCGGAGAACGCGCACGAGCCGTCCGCGCACGTCGTAGATCCTGATGCTCGCCCGCCCGTCCGCGGGGATGTAGAAGGGGATCCACGTCACGGGATTGAAGGGGTTGGGCCAGTTGGCGTCGAGGACGAGCCGCGGCGGCCGGTCGCCCCTCTCGATCTCCCCGACGGCGACGGCGACGCCCAGCGCGTCGAGGATGCGGAGCTTGCCCCAGCCCCACGTGTCGTTGTAGACGGCGCCGGTGAACCCGTCGGCCAGGGCGGCCGCGGCGATCCGCCCCTGGATCCCGTCGGCGGTGAGCGTCGTGTCGGACTGCTTCACGAGGGCGACGGCGGCCGCCACGTGCGGCCCCGCGGCGCTCGTGCCGCTGAACTGGCGGTAGCCGCCGAGCGGATAGCCGCCGGTGTCCTGGCTCGTCCGGGTCGAGTAGACGTCGTAGTTGCCCGGCGAGGCGATGTCGAGCAGGTGCTTGCCGTCGATCCTCGCCCCGCGGCCGCTGAAGGCGCTGATCTCGCCCGGCGGGATCGACCCGGCGCCGACGCCGCCGTACCCCTCGAAGCCGCGCGTCGAGTAGGAGGCGTTGCAGAAGGCGCTGTCGGCGGTCGCCGGCCAGGTGACGTTGCGGTCGTTGGAGACGTCGTCGAGCCACTCGGCGCCGCCGGCCCACGAGGAGAGATTGTCGGCGACGTTCTCGATCGTCTCTATCTCGCCGGCCGTTTCGTTGACGATCGTGAGCTCCCACGTGCCGAGGACGTTCGGATTGTTGTTGTAGGCGACGTAGAAGTCGAACTCCATCGTCCCGCGGTCGCTCTCGTACCAGTCGAACCAGAAGTAGTAGCCGTCGAATTCGTACAGGCCCGGTTCGAAGGTGAATCGCCCGCCGAGCGGCGTCTCCATGCGGAAGACGAGGTCGTCGATCGCCGTCCGCCAGAGGACCGTCCCGTAGAGGTAGCCGATGTCCTGGCCGTTGTACTGGGGGACGCCGATCCGCACGGTCGTCGAGTCGTTCGCCGGAACGTTCGAGATTGCGTGCTTGCCGCCGCGGGCGAGGTTGCCCGAGGGCGTCACCTGGACGATCGTCTCGTTCTCGATCGAGATGATCTCGGCGTCGAGGGTGGAGCCGTCGAGCGGCTCCCAGACGAACCCCCCGAACTCGTAGAGCATCGCGTCGGCCTCGCGGGAGCGGGCCCAGGGCACGAGGTAGGAGATGGGGAGCCCCGAGAAGAAGTAGCCGGCGAGGATCTCGGCATCGGGGGCGACGCCGGTGAAGCGGTGGCGTCCCGGCCAGCCGCCGGCGAGGATCCCCGAGACGGCCGTGCCGTGGCCGTTCGTGTCGTTTTCGTTCATGATGAGGTCGACGCCGCGCTCGCGTTCCACCTGGTCGGCGTTCGCCGTGGCCCGCACCTTCGACGTGCCGAGGGCGACGAGTCGCTCGCCCGGGTCGAGTTCGCCGTCGGCGTCGTCGTCGAGAGCGATGAAGAGAAGCTCGCCGTAGGTCGGGTCGCTTTCGGCGAAGCCGTCGCCCGGACCGTATTCGCGTTCGCCGTTGCCGTTCGCGTCGTTGTAGAGCCAGTCCCACCAGGTCTGGCAGACGCCGTCGTCGTTGCTCGGGTAGCCCGCGCCCCAGACGTGGGCGGGATCGTAGATCCACCCGTCCAGGAAGTCGAGCGTCTCGCCGGCGTCGGCGAAACCGTCGCCGTCCAGGTCCACCGCGTCCGTTCCCGCGGTGAAATCGCCGGATTCGTCGGCGTCGATCCAGTCGAGCGTGTCGCCGTCGGCGCGGAAGAAGGAGGGATGGAAGACATCGATCCCCGTGTCGAAATCGGCGATCCGCATCCCCGAGCCGGCGATCGGGGCGCCGAGCGGGTCGTCGTAGCCCCGGGCGGCCGCCGCCTCGATCTCGACCGCGCTCACGTCGAGCAGGGGAAGGACGACGGGGTTCCAGGCCGCCTCGACGCGCAGCAGCTCGCGGCGCGCGGCGAGGCCGTCGAGGGCCTCCCACGGCACCCTGAGGGGATAGATCGCCCCGGTGCGCGCGATGTCGCCGCCGGCCTCGAAGAAGCGGACGCCGTCGGCGCGGAGCGCCTCGATCTCGGCGCCGGAGAGGACGTGGTCGAACTTCGCCGTCACGACGACCGATTCCCCGGCCCCGGCCGCGAGAAAGGGACGCCCCGCCATCCCGGCGAGGAGGGGGGCGGCGCGGTGGTCCGCGAGAAAGCGGAGGGAGGGGTCGAATTTCCCGCCGGCCGCCGGCGATCCAACCGCGGCGGTCAGGAAAACGAGGATGCAGGAAACGGCGACGAGCGGTCTCATGAGGCGTCTCTCTTCCCGGCGGGCCGGCCCGCGCGTGATTTGATGGAACTGCAGCGGTTTCCCCGTATGATACCACATCGGCGCGCCGCGTTCAAACGGGGCGCGGAGAACGGCGGCGCGACACGACGATCGGCGAATGCGGAAATGAGGGCGTCGGGGCGGGCTGGAGCGCGAAGCGGCGATCGGGGGCGCGGGCGGTTCGAGACGGAAAGCGACGGGGGAGCGCCGCGTGCGGCGCCCCCCCGCGAAGCGATCCTGCTGCGGATCAACTCTTGTCGGGATCCTTCGGCTTGGTGTACTTCGTGCGCGGAGGATCCTCCGAAATCTTCTGCATCAGGTACTCGATCGTCCGCTCGAGTTGCGGGTCACGGCCCTTGACGACCTCGTCGGGCATGTTCTCGACCTCGATGTCGGGGGCGATCCCCTCGTTCTCGACGTCGTATTCCTCGTCGAGGTTCATGAACCCGACCGTCGGCACGGTGACCATGCCGCCGTCGACGAGCGGCAGGTTGCGGTTCATGCCGACCAGTCCGCCCCAGGTCCGCTTGCCCACGAGGGGGCCGAGCTTGTTCTGGCGGAAGAAGAAGGGGAAGGCGTCGCCTCCCGAGCCGGCGCGCTCGTTGATGATGCAGGCCATGTGGCCGACGGGCGCGGCGACGGGGAAGGGGTTGACGCGGCCGTACCGCTCGCCCCAGAGACTCGAGATCCTGCGGCTGAGCCGGTCGGTGAAGAGGGTCGGCATCCAGCCGCCGCTGTTGTAGCGGACGTCGACGACGATCCCCTCCATCCGCGCCTGCGCGTAGAACTGCCGCGCGAACTCGACGAGTCCCCAGACGGCCGTCGACGGGACGTGGATGTAGCCGATCTTCCCGCCGGAGGCCTCGAGGGTCTTCAGGCGGTTCCCCTCCACCCAGTCGTCGTAGCGGAGGTTGATGTCGCTGGCGACGGGGACGACCGTGTAATCCTTCGGGTCGTCGTCGCCCGGCGTCGTGCCGACCGTGACGATCGTCTGCTCGCCGGCGAGCCCCTCGAGGAGCTCGTAGGGGTTCGTCGGGTACTTCAGGTCGACGCCGTTGATCGCGAGAAGAAAGTTTCCCTCCTCGACGGCGATCCCCGGCTGGGCGAGCGGGGCGATGAACTGGGGATCCCAGTTGCGGCCCCCGTAGATCTTCGAGATGCGGTACCGGCCGCTCTTCGAGTCGATCTCGAGATCGCAGCCGAGCTTGCCGCCGCCGATGAACGAGGCGCTCGGGTAGTAGTCGCCGCCGCCCACGTAGGAGTGCCCGACGCACAGCTCGGCGATCAGCTCGCCGATGACGTAGTTGAGGTCGTCGCGGCTCGTCAGGTAGGGAATGAACTGCTCGTAGCGCTTCTTCATCGCGTCCCAGTCGACGCCGTGCATGTTGTCGACGTAGAAGAAGTCGCGCTCGAGCCGCCACGCCTCGTTGAACATCTGCGCCCACTCGGCCCGCGGATCGAGCTTCATCGTGAGCCCGGCCGTGGAGATCGAGCCGTCGCCGACCTTCTTGCCGGGGGCGACGTCGATGATCCCGTACTGGCCGCGCGCGGAGTAGATGATCTTCTTGCCGTCGGCGGAGACGTCGTAGCCGTTGATCCCGGCGATGACCGTCTTCGCCTCGCGCTCCTTGAAGTCGAAGAACTTGAGCTCCGCCGAGCCGGGCATGCCGTTCAGCGAGATCGGCGTGCTGGGGACCTCGGCGAAGAGGAGCTTGCCCTCGAGGGCGTAGAGCCCGATGAAGTTGCCCGTTCCGAGGGGAAGGGCGACGACGCGGTGCTCGATCCCGTCGAAGTCGATCTTGATGCCCTCTTCGTCCTTCTTCTCCTCGTCGGTCTTCTCCTCGTTCTTCTTCTTCTTCTCGTCGCCGTTTTCGTTCTCGTCCTTCTTCTCCTCCTCCTTCACCTCGACCTCGTCGCTCTCGGGAGCGAGGAGGCTCGGCGTGTCGGCCGCCAGCGTGAGGACGCAGACGGTGGAGGGGTAGGGGAAGTCGACGTCGAACTCGCGCGAGTGGAACCGGATGTTCTGCGAGCGGTCGGAGACGAAGAAGAGGTACTTGCCGCCCGGGTCGAACGTGGGATCGTAGTCGTTGTACATCCCGCTCGTGACGCGCTGCGAGCGTCCCTCGTCGAGGGAGTAAAGCCAGATCGAACTGAGGGCGCTGTCGAAGTCGCGCTTCGAGTAGGCGATCCACTTGCTGTCATGCGACCAGGCGAAATCGTTGAGATCGCCCCAGTCGTCCTCGTCGATCACGTGGAATTTCTTCGCCTCGACATCGGCCCAGTAGAGCTTGAAGGTCTGGTCGTAGAAGAGGATCTTCTTGCTGTCGGGAGACCATTTCAGCAGGAAGGGGTAGTTGTGGAGCCCCTTGGTCACGCGCACGGGATCGCCCGTGCCGTCCGCCGGGCGCGTGTAGAGCTCGTATTCGCCCGTTTCGTCGGCGAAGTAGGCGATCCATCTGCCGTCGGGGGAGTATGCGGGCGACCGTTCCCGTACGCCGGAGGTGCGGCTGATGTTCCTGGCCACGCCCTTCTCGGCCGGCACGGTGAAGATCTCGCCCCGGGCGCCGAAGATCGCGCGCTTGCCGGAGGCGGATAGATCGAAGGTGCGGATCATCCCCGCGGCGTTCACGAAATGCGGCCGCGTGGAGTTGAGCTCGCCGGGCACCTGTACCTTGATCCGCTCGGCCTTCTCCGTTGCCAGGTCGAGGACGTACAGGAAGCCGCCGTTCTCGTAGACGATCCTGCCGTCGCCGAGGCTCGGCCACTTGACGTCGTATTCCCTGTGGCTGGTGATCTGCCGGATCTCCCTCGTCTTCATGTCGAGGCAGAAGATGTTCATCGCGTGGGAACGGTCGGAGACGAAGTAGACGCGGTCCCCGAACCACATCGGGAAGGCGTCGGTGCCCTCGAAGTCGGTGAGCTTCTCCGAGACGTTCTTCTTCAGGTCGTAGAGCCAGATCTCCTGCGCCATGCCGCCGCGATAGCGTTTCCACGTGCGGAACTCGCGCGACATGCGGTTGTAGGCGATCTTCGTGCCGTCGGGGGAGAAGGAGGTCAGCTCCCCCTCGAAGAGGGGCAGGGCCTCCGGGTAGCCGCCGTCCACGCCGACGAGGAAGAGCCGGCGGTAGCGTGGTCCGGGGTTGGTCTTCGATTCGCGGGACGACCGGAAGAGGATCTGTTTGCCCGAGGGATGCCAGTCGACGACGAGGTCACCCATCGAATGGTAGGTCAGCCGCTTCGGCACGCCGCCGCCCACGGGGATCGTGTAGACGTCGTTGTTGCCGTCGTAGAGGCCGGTGAAGGCGATCGTCTCCCCGTCCGGGGAGAACTTCGCGAAGCCCTCGTTCCCGCCGTGCGACGTGAGCCTCGTCGCCGTGCCTCCTTCGGCCGGCACGAGCCAGAGATCGCCGCCGTACGTGAAGACGATCCTGTCGCCGTGGATGTCGGGAAAGCGCATGAGACGGCTTTCCGGCTCGGCGTGCGCGACGCCGGCGACCATCAGGGCCGCCACGACCAGGAACAGCAGTTCCCGTTTGCCCATGGGTCCTCTCCTTTCGAATGACTGAAGGACATATCGAGACATGCGCCCGATCCGCGCATGGTCTTCTTGTATACTGTCCGCGCGCCGATAAGTTTCACGGCCGGCGCTCTTTTTTCCGCCCCGCCCTTCCGGCCGCCCCGCGTGGGGGATATCACTCATTTGAACCGCCTGTTTGAAACCGGTCCGGAAAACCGGCCGTAGACAAGAGCGTGTGCCGC
The window above is part of the Candidatus Krumholzibacteriota bacterium genome. Proteins encoded here:
- a CDS encoding GlsB/YeaQ/YmgE family stress response membrane protein, whose amino-acid sequence is MSILWFLLIGGVAGWIAGLIMKGRGFGILGNIIVGIIGGIVGGWLFGLLGIGGEGVIGSLLTALVGAIVLLFIIGLIKNR
- a CDS encoding T9SS type A sorting domain-containing protein, with the protein product MRSTSLLSCALLAVLFAAGAAQAGEVRAVYRFDAPRIEPRGGGFSALVFENTIGLGPVGEPAFPFRGARILLPEGERAASVRIERRDWTPVAGTCRLAPRQAFIPVSAPRRSDLRVNEAAYGVDRWVEPETARFRTFHYRGHPIAVGSFSPAAFHPRGGLVGWYGEIELVVETSPDPRATEAAELRRTDAETIARLSALVDNPGAAPAPADSRAEELGFERYEYLILTNETLASSFEPLRRFYNRRGIRTKIVAWESVEEVFDGIDPADNVRRAIRDAYIHNGITHVLLGGDADGHPDDPKTVPFRPLYCGFLLEGILADPTFEHDNNIPADIYFACLDGSWNDDADTAWGEPGEDDLFAEVAVGRAPVDDPAEAADFVNKTILYQSSPVAGMNRSVVLLGEKLWDEPLVYGGDCMDELVGTCVANGYETCGYPVGFAVTRRYERDGDYWYNADVCHEVNDGTLWLAHLGHSYTHYCMHLRPDQINEYTFANDGSAAPFPVFYSQGCYAGAFDNRMSSTQWDPVDCIGEIFVTTPHCAVAFIGNSRFGLADAPGTDGPNQHFMREFFDAVFSEGCNTLGEANNRSKEEVAPFLVPPDLYETGGLRWVYYCLNLLGDPVMETWTDEPNPMSVSHPILMSRGAASIVVDTGVEGALVALWADGECFARGVADAGGTATVERCRTIPDSLTSIEIDAWAHDREAYRGLVFFRDPATGADAPPPLLRLEQNEPNPFNPSTVIRFVLDRPGRALLRVYDVRGRRVATLVDGRLDAGLHAVPWRPAGAASGVYLYVLETGGRRIARKAVLLR
- a CDS encoding S8 family serine peptidase gives rise to the protein MRPLVAVSCILVFLTAAVGSPAAGGKFDPSLRFLADHRAAPLLAGMAGRPFLAAGAGESVVVTAKFDHVLSGAEIEALRADGVRFFEAGGDIARTGAIYPLRVPWEALDGLAARRELLRVEAAWNPVVLPLLDVSAVEIEAAAARGYDDPLGAPIAGSGMRIADFDTGIDVFHPSFFRADGDTLDWIDADESGDFTAGTDAVDLDGDGFADAGETLDFLDGWIYDPAHVWGAGYPSNDDGVCQTWWDWLYNDANGNGEREYGPGDGFAESDPTYGELLFIALDDDADGELDPGERLVALGTSKVRATANADQVERERGVDLIMNENDTNGHGTAVSGILAGGWPGRHRFTGVAPDAEILAGYFFSGLPISYLVPWARSREADAMLYEFGGFVWEPLDGSTLDAEIISIENETIVQVTPSGNLARGGKHAISNVPANDSTTVRIGVPQYNGQDIGYLYGTVLWRTAIDDLVFRMETPLGGRFTFEPGLYEFDGYYFWFDWYESDRGTMEFDFYVAYNNNPNVLGTWELTIVNETAGEIETIENVADNLSSWAGGAEWLDDVSNDRNVTWPATADSAFCNASYSTRGFEGYGGVGAGSIPPGEISAFSGRGARIDGKHLLDIASPGNYDVYSTRTSQDTGGYPLGGYRQFSGTSAAGPHVAAAVALVKQSDTTLTADGIQGRIAAAALADGFTGAVYNDTWGWGKLRILDALGVAVAVGEIERGDRPPRLVLDANWPNPFNPVTWIPFYIPADGRASIRIYDVRGRLVRVLRERRYEAGAHSVMWDGRDEAGREAVSGVYFCVLRAGDETRSRKLVLLR
- a CDS encoding PD40 domain-containing protein; this encodes MGKRELLFLVVAALMVAGVAHAEPESRLMRFPDIHGDRIVFTYGGDLWLVPAEGGTATRLTSHGGNEGFAKFSPDGETIAFTGLYDGNNDVYTIPVGGGVPKRLTYHSMGDLVVDWHPSGKQILFRSSRESKTNPGPRYRRLFLVGVDGGYPEALPLFEGELTSFSPDGTKIAYNRMSREFRTWKRYRGGMAQEIWLYDLKKNVSEKLTDFEGTDAFPMWFGDRVYFVSDRSHAMNIFCLDMKTREIRQITSHREYDVKWPSLGDGRIVYENGGFLYVLDLATEKAERIKVQVPGELNSTRPHFVNAAGMIRTFDLSASGKRAIFGARGEIFTVPAEKGVARNISRTSGVRERSPAYSPDGRWIAYFADETGEYELYTRPADGTGDPVRVTKGLHNYPFLLKWSPDSKKILFYDQTFKLYWADVEAKKFHVIDEDDWGDLNDFAWSHDSKWIAYSKRDFDSALSSIWLYSLDEGRSQRVTSGMYNDYDPTFDPGGKYLFFVSDRSQNIRFHSREFDVDFPYPSTVCVLTLAADTPSLLAPESDEVEVKEEEKKDENENGDEKKKKNEEKTDEEKKDEEGIKIDFDGIEHRVVALPLGTGNFIGLYALEGKLLFAEVPSTPISLNGMPGSAELKFFDFKEREAKTVIAGINGYDVSADGKKIIYSARGQYGIIDVAPGKKVGDGSISTAGLTMKLDPRAEWAQMFNEAWRLERDFFYVDNMHGVDWDAMKKRYEQFIPYLTSRDDLNYVIGELIAELCVGHSYVGGGDYYPSASFIGGGKLGCDLEIDSKSGRYRISKIYGGRNWDPQFIAPLAQPGIAVEEGNFLLAINGVDLKYPTNPYELLEGLAGEQTIVTVGTTPGDDDPKDYTVVPVASDINLRYDDWVEGNRLKTLEASGGKIGYIHVPSTAVWGLVEFARQFYAQARMEGIVVDVRYNSGGWMPTLFTDRLSRRISSLWGERYGRVNPFPVAAPVGHMACIINERAGSGGDAFPFFFRQNKLGPLVGKRTWGGLVGMNRNLPLVDGGMVTVPTVGFMNLDEEYDVENEGIAPDIEVENMPDEVVKGRDPQLERTIEYLMQKISEDPPRTKYTKPKDPDKS